One part of the Pseudemcibacter aquimaris genome encodes these proteins:
- a CDS encoding TetR family transcriptional regulator — MSSRAITAAIIKAAKKEFQKHGYRKAAMDDIVRAVNAANDDADFTKKETCLNVLKSYYNSVKRKLESYEENINARQRLSLYLDEYFQDAETIAKEGNPIFNLYWDLRGQDEELFHEAEKILKLQHKWIDDQFVIILKTENVADQGNRLMAALHGLFFLARLQDDASMFKSQLIQLKSWIRSM; from the coding sequence ATGAGCAGTCGTGCAATTACAGCGGCGATTATAAAGGCGGCAAAAAAAGAATTTCAAAAACATGGTTACCGTAAGGCGGCGATGGATGACATCGTACGCGCCGTTAATGCGGCCAATGATGATGCGGATTTCACCAAAAAAGAAACCTGTCTTAACGTGTTAAAATCATACTATAATTCAGTAAAACGAAAGCTGGAAAGTTATGAAGAAAACATCAACGCCCGCCAGCGATTAAGCCTGTATTTGGATGAATATTTTCAGGATGCAGAAACCATCGCGAAAGAAGGAAACCCGATTTTCAATTTATATTGGGACCTACGCGGACAGGACGAAGAATTATTTCATGAGGCTGAGAAAATTTTAAAGCTTCAGCATAAATGGATTGATGATCAATTTGTTATCATATTAAAAACAGAAAATGTGGCTGATCAGGGCAATAGATTGATGGCGGCGCTTCACGGGCTATTCTTTTTGGCGCGCCTTCAGGATGACGCAAGCATGTTTAAATCACAGCTCATTCAACTAAAATCGTGGATAAGGTCCATGTAA
- a CDS encoding CDP-alcohol phosphatidyltransferase family protein has translation MENSQDDVKRTLDIEEFSNVHIIHPISSWLVPKFIDLKITPNMVSSMGMACGLLAGVCYYNYQNPLLAALGFLLMFMWHVFDGADGQLARATQNFSEIGKVIDGVCDYVTFISVYVGLSLALAPTFGNEIWFLSIFAGVCHAIQSGAYELQRSEYDFWGKGKENADLPSINDMIEEGRTKSGMGQIANQLHIGYIRMQYAFSGVDRNFRHSLKEVLSLAPEKESDIRSLYRELYAPAVNNWSILCANYRTFAIFIASISGEPEYYFWFEIVALNIALMFLVQKQKILNDLFTMKLKEIL, from the coding sequence ATGGAAAATAGTCAGGACGATGTAAAACGTACCCTTGATATCGAGGAATTCTCGAACGTACATATCATCCACCCGATCAGCAGCTGGCTCGTCCCGAAATTCATTGACTTAAAAATCACCCCGAACATGGTGTCATCCATGGGTATGGCTTGTGGTTTGCTGGCTGGCGTTTGTTACTATAATTATCAAAACCCGCTACTCGCTGCGCTTGGTTTTTTACTGATGTTTATGTGGCATGTGTTTGATGGTGCGGATGGTCAGCTTGCCCGTGCAACGCAAAATTTTTCTGAAATTGGTAAAGTCATCGATGGCGTATGCGATTACGTGACATTCATTAGTGTTTATGTTGGTTTGTCACTTGCACTTGCACCGACATTCGGCAATGAAATCTGGTTCTTGTCAATTTTTGCGGGCGTTTGTCATGCAATCCAATCGGGCGCATATGAACTTCAACGTAGCGAATATGATTTTTGGGGTAAGGGCAAGGAAAATGCCGATCTGCCAAGTATCAATGACATGATAGAAGAAGGCCGCACAAAGTCAGGAATGGGCCAGATCGCCAATCAATTACATATTGGTTATATCCGCATGCAATATGCATTTAGCGGTGTTGACCGTAATTTCCGCCATTCGTTAAAAGAGGTTCTTTCACTCGCCCCCGAAAAAGAAAGTGATATCAGATCGCTTTACCGTGAATTATATGCGCCCGCCGTGAATAACTGGTCAATTCTTTGTGCCAATTACCGTACTTTTGCCATATTTATCGCGTCAATTAGCGGTGAACCTGAATATTATTTCTGGTTTGAAATTGTCGCCTTGAATATTGCATTGATGTTCCTGGTGCAGAAACAGAAAATATTAAATGATTTATTCACAATGAAACTGAAAGAAATTCTTTAG
- a CDS encoding GNAT family N-acetyltransferase, protein MTNSLSKYVIATDDNPILVASGDIEVRLAQSHEEIIAGQKLRYKVFFEEMGARPSKEVAEQARDFDAFDDICDHLLAIDNSKSGDDRVVATYRLLREEKIDKKDDFYSTCEFDLDNLYSDHFRDLMGDRQLLELGRSCVKEDYRTNAVMHLMWKFIARYIDKHKIAYLFGCASLPGVDQKPLEAQLSYLYHYHKTPDAYNIPALADQRQKMNYFDKQDFEKRDARRGLAPLVKGYLNLGCYIGDGAVIDEQFGTTDVFILLPVDRLEKRYLSLFED, encoded by the coding sequence ATGACGAATTCGTTAAGCAAATATGTCATTGCAACCGATGATAATCCCATTCTGGTTGCCAGTGGTGATATTGAAGTACGACTGGCACAGTCACATGAAGAAATAATCGCAGGTCAAAAATTGCGATATAAAGTTTTCTTTGAAGAAATGGGCGCAAGGCCATCAAAAGAGGTCGCCGAACAAGCCCGTGATTTTGATGCCTTTGATGATATTTGCGATCATTTGCTGGCGATTGATAATTCGAAATCCGGTGATGACCGTGTTGTCGCCACATATAGATTGCTTCGTGAAGAAAAAATCGACAAGAAAGATGATTTTTATTCCACCTGCGAATTTGATCTGGATAATCTTTATAGTGATCATTTTCGTGATCTGATGGGCGACCGTCAGTTACTTGAACTGGGCCGCAGCTGCGTAAAGGAAGATTATAGAACAAATGCCGTCATGCATTTGATGTGGAAATTTATCGCAAGATATATCGATAAACATAAAATTGCCTATCTGTTTGGTTGCGCAAGCCTGCCGGGCGTCGATCAAAAACCGTTAGAGGCACAATTATCCTATCTTTATCATTATCATAAAACACCGGATGCTTATAATATTCCAGCACTTGCTGATCAGCGTCAGAAAATGAATTATTTTGATAAGCAAGATTTTGAAAAACGCGACGCAAGACGAGGATTAGCCCCACTTGTTAAGGGGTATCTTAACCTTGGTTGTTATATCGGTGACGGCGCGGTGATTGATGAACAGTTCGGCACGACGGATGTGTTTATCCTGCTTCCGGTTGATCGCTTGGAAAAACGTTATCTTTCTTTATTTGAAGATTGA
- a CDS encoding oligosaccharide flippase family protein → MSPEQEKAATTAKDNKDIAKGAGANFFGFIIRLGSRLPFLILAVALFGNELYGRYNYTITTIEICAAFATFGFKRSLFKFINDDEYSGRYSIEQVMVSALLSSVIVSLIFTGLIILGAEFLAYIFDYPEMVPGLKSLAPMVIIITALDVILAGTRATRKMRYEVISRSLVEPYMLLGSMLLFFYMGFTTFGLLMAYAVALIAALIYAIWGFCHLYSFEKTIKARPDFKLMKRLMRFSGPTAFHDLALLVFMRMDIFTVKFFFSEAVLGVYTIAQQFATSVEKIYQSFYPILSPVMAKNLVEKDFVTVEKQMIMVSRWILMIQSVLVILCVFYGETIFNAILPAGTEPNMAIIGGIVLFYLMVGETINGGFGMADLPVIYRTPLFNPIISLTMIPVYVLLAYLLTQYSDFGPIGVAMALCSTYFLMNLVRVITIIKLYSINMITFDIFRVILAAAVAAGLFHLITIISPFDLINGWGFAVGLPVLFLIYGLSMLFIAMKKSDVKKLKAKFL, encoded by the coding sequence ATGTCGCCAGAACAGGAAAAGGCCGCCACCACGGCAAAGGATAATAAAGATATTGCCAAGGGGGCGGGTGCCAACTTCTTTGGTTTTATTATCCGGCTTGGTTCACGTCTTCCTTTTTTAATATTAGCTGTTGCGCTTTTCGGTAACGAACTTTATGGCCGTTATAATTATACGATCACAACCATTGAAATATGCGCTGCGTTCGCCACATTTGGCTTTAAACGGTCACTTTTTAAATTTATTAACGATGATGAATATTCGGGTCGTTATTCCATAGAACAGGTGATGGTCTCCGCGCTTCTGAGTTCCGTGATTGTCAGCCTGATATTCACTGGCCTTATTATTCTGGGTGCGGAATTCCTTGCCTACATTTTTGATTATCCGGAAATGGTACCGGGGCTTAAATCTCTTGCGCCGATGGTGATCATCATCACAGCACTTGATGTCATTCTCGCGGGCACACGCGCCACCCGTAAAATGCGATATGAGGTCATATCCCGTAGTCTTGTTGAACCCTATATGTTGCTTGGATCTATGCTTCTGTTCTTTTATATGGGCTTTACCACATTTGGATTATTGATGGCTTATGCAGTAGCCCTGATTGCCGCGCTTATTTATGCCATATGGGGTTTTTGTCATTTATATTCATTTGAAAAAACCATCAAGGCTCGCCCTGATTTTAAATTAATGAAACGTTTGATGCGTTTTTCAGGACCAACGGCATTTCATGATTTGGCACTTCTTGTCTTCATGCGTATGGATATTTTTACTGTTAAGTTTTTCTTCTCTGAAGCGGTGCTTGGTGTTTATACCATTGCCCAGCAATTCGCCACATCCGTCGAGAAAATATACCAAAGTTTCTACCCTATTCTTTCACCGGTAATGGCGAAAAATCTGGTCGAAAAAGATTTTGTTACGGTTGAGAAACAAATGATCATGGTATCGCGATGGATATTGATGATTCAAAGTGTGCTTGTCATTCTTTGTGTATTTTATGGCGAAACCATATTTAACGCCATCCTGCCCGCTGGCACTGAACCGAACATGGCCATAATCGGTGGTATTGTTCTGTTTTATTTGATGGTGGGCGAAACCATCAATGGCGGCTTTGGCATGGCGGATCTTCCGGTGATTTACCGCACGCCGCTCTTTAACCCGATCATATCACTGACGATGATTCCTGTTTATGTTTTGCTTGCCTATCTACTCACCCAATATTCTGATTTTGGCCCGATTGGTGTTGCCATGGCATTATGCAGTACATATTTCCTGATGAACTTGGTGCGTGTCATTACCATCATCAAGCTTTACAGCATCAATATGATTACTTTTGATATTTTCCGGGTCATTCTTGCGGCCGCCGTGGCAGCAGGATTGTTCCATCTGATAACAATCATTTCCCCGTTCGATCTTATTAACGGATGGGGTTTTGCAGTGGGTTTACCTGTATTATTCCTTATATACGGGTTATCAATGTTGTTTATCGCCATGAAAAAATCGGACGTAAAAAAATTAAAAGCAAAATTCCTATAA
- a CDS encoding AmpG family muropeptide MFS transporter, which produces MSDTTVQEKSTLEAIKVYFKPTVFAILFLGFSSGVPYGVLSGALSYWVSKIELSPSEISLLLAAGFPYTIKFLWSPFIDQVKLPILNKLLGQRRSWLILSQALLAGSIIWLGFTNPLEDYTETYMVAFLIALFGATQDIVIDGFRIEILKDDEQAAGAALYIYGYRIAGIIFSIGVIYIYSLFEIDWSLLFIMGSSTMLVGMIAVLFIREPEHKATEEKQKIKEEIDAFLAEREEAGKQSKEYFAWIYMTVVAPFREFMMRRGWFVFILFAIFYKIGDSMAVSLQTRYFLSLGFDDLVIANSGKLVGFWALFIGFAVGGWLMSKVGLWKGLLICAILQLASNFSFSALYLIGPNAYFLAFTMGFEQFATGMGATVLVAFQSLLCNRSFTVTQYALLSALNQFTVKLLSAPSGFIVEGVGWFWFFIITAVVAVPGILLLFWIKRLEHPDEKYSEMKEE; this is translated from the coding sequence TTGTCAGATACCACAGTTCAAGAAAAATCAACACTTGAAGCCATAAAAGTATATTTCAAGCCAACAGTTTTTGCCATTTTGTTTTTGGGTTTTTCATCTGGTGTTCCTTATGGTGTGCTTTCGGGTGCCCTTAGTTACTGGGTATCAAAAATTGAACTTAGTCCCAGTGAAATTAGCCTTCTACTCGCCGCGGGTTTTCCGTATACCATCAAATTTTTATGGTCGCCGTTCATTGATCAGGTCAAATTACCCATATTGAATAAGCTGCTCGGTCAACGAAGAAGCTGGCTTATTTTATCGCAAGCATTGCTCGCGGGTAGTATCATTTGGCTTGGATTTACCAATCCGCTTGAGGATTACACGGAAACCTATATGGTTGCGTTTTTAATCGCGTTATTCGGTGCGACGCAGGATATCGTTATTGATGGTTTCCGAATTGAAATTTTAAAAGATGATGAACAGGCGGCGGGGGCCGCGCTTTATATTTACGGCTACCGTATCGCGGGGATTATATTCTCTATCGGTGTGATTTACATTTATTCGCTGTTTGAAATTGATTGGTCGTTACTGTTCATTATGGGCAGCTCGACCATGCTGGTGGGTATGATTGCGGTTTTATTTATCCGTGAACCGGAACATAAAGCCACAGAAGAAAAACAAAAAATAAAAGAAGAAATCGATGCATTCCTTGCCGAACGCGAGGAAGCCGGAAAACAAAGCAAGGAATATTTCGCCTGGATTTATATGACGGTTGTGGCGCCGTTTCGGGAATTTATGATGCGGCGGGGATGGTTTGTTTTTATTCTTTTTGCGATTTTTTACAAAATCGGCGACAGCATGGCCGTGTCACTACAAACGCGATATTTCTTGTCACTCGGGTTTGACGATCTGGTAATCGCCAATTCCGGAAAGCTGGTTGGTTTCTGGGCATTGTTCATCGGTTTCGCCGTTGGTGGCTGGCTCATGAGCAAAGTGGGCCTTTGGAAAGGCTTATTGATCTGCGCCATATTGCAGCTTGCGTCCAATTTTTCATTCTCGGCGCTTTATCTTATTGGCCCCAATGCATATTTCCTTGCCTTTACCATGGGATTTGAACAATTCGCCACCGGCATGGGCGCGACAGTTCTGGTCGCATTCCAATCGCTTCTTTGTAACCGTTCATTCACGGTCACTCAATATGCACTCCTCAGCGCGCTTAATCAGTTCACCGTAAAACTGCTGTCCGCACCAAGCGGCTTTATCGTCGAAGGCGTCGGCTGGTTCTGGTTCTTCATCATTACCGCTGTTGTTGCAGTGCCGGGGATACTCTTATTGTTCTGGATTAAAAGGTTAGAACATCCGGATGAGAAGTATTCGGAAATGAAAGAAGAATAG
- the panC gene encoding pantoate--beta-alanine ligase — MITVKNIAELNEILDEQRSNNKSIGFVPTMGALHQGHLSLIDIANQKSDFVVASIFVNPTQFAPNEDFDQYPRTEEQDAMLLEKVGADLLFLPTVNEIYAGGLHSDIKTGDAAMGLETDFRPDFFKGVVNVVDRLFSAVNPDVAVFGNKDYQQLQVIKQMVDETGRTTKIIGAPIIRDEHGLALSSRNAYLSQDEIKIAQSLNAILKEAALTDNFDQARDALRSKGFDKIDYIEKRWDRVLAAAWLGKTRLIDNVPAKN; from the coding sequence ATGATTACCGTTAAAAACATTGCTGAATTAAATGAAATTCTTGACGAGCAACGATCAAATAATAAATCCATTGGTTTTGTGCCCACAATGGGTGCCTTGCATCAAGGGCATCTGTCCTTAATTGATATTGCCAATCAAAAAAGCGATTTTGTTGTCGCCAGTATTTTTGTTAACCCAACGCAATTCGCCCCGAACGAAGATTTTGACCAATATCCACGCACGGAAGAACAAGACGCAATGCTTCTTGAAAAAGTGGGTGCTGATCTTTTGTTTTTACCGACCGTGAATGAAATTTATGCAGGTGGTCTACATTCCGACATTAAAACCGGGGACGCGGCCATGGGATTAGAAACAGATTTCCGTCCTGACTTTTTTAAAGGGGTTGTGAATGTGGTTGACCGCCTGTTTAGCGCCGTTAATCCGGACGTAGCCGTTTTTGGCAATAAAGATTATCAACAGCTTCAGGTTATCAAGCAAATGGTTGATGAAACAGGGCGTACGACAAAAATCATTGGCGCCCCAATCATAAGAGACGAACATGGATTGGCATTATCATCACGAAATGCATATTTATCCCAAGATGAAATTAAAATCGCTCAATCATTAAATGCCATATTAAAAGAAGCGGCACTGACAGATAATTTTGATCAAGCGCGTGATGCATTACGATCAAAAGGTTTTGATAAAATCGATTATATCGAAAAACGCTGGGATAGAGTTTTAGCCGCCGCATGGTTAGGCAAGACGCGCTTGATTGATAATGTGCCTGCAAAAAATTAA
- the meaB gene encoding methylmalonyl Co-A mutase-associated GTPase MeaB, protein MSELADKIITGNRRAVAKAITLIESSRTDHQEKAQKLLNKLLPHTGKGLRLGLTGIPGVGKSTFIESFGKLLTGQGLKVAVLAVDPSSKITGGSILGDKTRMEELARDPNAFIRPTPSKGTLGGIARYTREAMMILEAAGYDVIIIETVGVGQSEVAVHDMVDMFLLLLSPGGGDELQGIKRGIMELADIVIINKADGDFENAAGLAAGDVKNALHLMRQKSENWVVKTLKTSAINNQGIDEVWQAVCDYKEAMQTSGEFDAKRAEQEIDNIWKELNEFLTSEVKTRQKSEIKTLEKAVKDKSITPLEAAKTLYESLIKPVKKH, encoded by the coding sequence ATGAGCGAGCTTGCTGATAAAATCATCACTGGCAATCGCCGCGCTGTTGCCAAAGCAATCACACTGATTGAATCATCACGCACCGATCATCAGGAAAAGGCGCAAAAATTACTTAACAAGTTATTGCCGCATACTGGCAAAGGCTTGCGGCTTGGGTTAACAGGTATTCCGGGTGTTGGTAAATCCACATTCATTGAAAGTTTCGGAAAACTTTTAACAGGGCAGGGGTTAAAAGTCGCGGTCCTTGCTGTTGATCCATCATCTAAAATAACCGGCGGTTCTATTCTGGGTGATAAGACAAGAATGGAAGAACTTGCCCGTGATCCAAATGCCTTTATCAGGCCAACACCATCGAAAGGGACGCTTGGCGGCATCGCAAGATATACACGTGAAGCCATGATGATATTAGAAGCCGCAGGTTACGATGTCATCATCATTGAAACTGTTGGTGTCGGCCAATCAGAAGTCGCTGTGCATGATATGGTGGATATGTTTTTGTTATTGCTGTCGCCGGGCGGTGGTGATGAATTACAGGGCATCAAGCGTGGTATTATGGAATTGGCAGATATTGTTATTATTAATAAGGCTGATGGTGATTTTGAAAATGCAGCCGGGCTTGCGGCGGGTGATGTAAAAAATGCACTTCATTTAATGCGGCAAAAATCAGAAAATTGGGTCGTTAAAACCTTAAAAACCAGCGCTATTAATAATCAAGGGATTGATGAAGTATGGCAAGCCGTATGTGATTATAAAGAAGCCATGCAAACAAGCGGCGAATTTGATGCCAAAAGAGCCGAACAGGAAATTGATAATATCTGGAAAGAATTAAATGAATTTCTAACCAGTGAGGTTAAAACTAGGCAGAAATCAGAAATTAAAACACTGGAAAAAGCCGTCAAAGATAAATCGATAACCCCACTGGAAGCCGCGAAAACGCTTTATGAAAGTTTGATTAAACCAGTAAAAAAACATTGA
- a CDS encoding acetyl-CoA C-acyltransferase, which yields MADESIVIVGMSRTPMGGLQGDFATVSAPALGAVAIEGALKETGIKPEEIDEVYMGCVLPAGIGQAPARQAAIGAGLPKSTACTTVNKMCGSGMETVRLAHNALMAGSANIIIAGGMESMSNSPYILPKMRSGARIGHTDVKDHMFLDGLEDAYEKGTLMGVYAERTAEKYGFSREAQDEFAISSLSRANEAIEKGYFKDEISPVTVKSRKGETVVDTDEQPGKARPEKIPSLRPAFAKDGTVTAANASSISDGASAIIMMHEAEAVKRGLKPIARIVGHSVHAQEPNWFTTAPVGAMKKLYEKTGWTDADVDLYEINEAFAVVTMAAMHDLNLDHAKVNVHGGACALGHPVGSSGSRIMITLLSALKTHGGKRGIASLCIGGGEATAVALELM from the coding sequence ATGGCCGATGAATCAATTGTAATTGTTGGAATGTCACGCACCCCTATGGGTGGCCTTCAAGGCGATTTCGCCACTGTTAGCGCACCTGCGCTTGGTGCTGTTGCGATCGAAGGTGCGTTAAAAGAAACAGGCATCAAACCGGAAGAAATTGATGAAGTTTATATGGGCTGTGTATTACCAGCCGGCATCGGACAAGCACCAGCAAGGCAAGCGGCAATTGGCGCAGGACTTCCTAAAAGCACTGCATGTACCACAGTGAATAAAATGTGCGGCAGTGGTATGGAAACTGTTCGTCTGGCGCATAACGCACTCATGGCTGGTTCAGCAAACATCATTATTGCAGGCGGCATGGAAAGCATGAGCAATTCTCCTTACATCCTGCCCAAAATGCGTTCTGGTGCACGCATTGGTCATACAGATGTAAAAGATCACATGTTCCTTGATGGGTTAGAAGATGCATATGAAAAAGGCACTCTTATGGGCGTATATGCAGAACGTACCGCAGAAAAATATGGCTTCAGCCGTGAAGCACAAGATGAGTTTGCAATTTCATCATTATCACGCGCTAATGAAGCCATTGAAAAAGGATATTTTAAAGACGAAATTTCACCTGTTACTGTAAAAAGCCGCAAGGGTGAAACCGTTGTTGATACTGATGAACAACCTGGTAAAGCACGTCCGGAAAAAATCCCGTCCCTTCGTCCTGCATTTGCAAAAGACGGTACTGTAACCGCCGCAAACGCCAGTTCAATTTCCGATGGAGCCTCTGCGATTATTATGATGCACGAAGCAGAAGCCGTGAAACGCGGCTTAAAACCAATTGCCCGCATTGTTGGCCATAGTGTCCATGCACAGGAACCAAACTGGTTCACAACCGCACCCGTTGGTGCGATGAAAAAACTTTATGAAAAAACGGGTTGGACGGATGCCGACGTTGATCTTTATGAAATTAACGAAGCATTCGCCGTTGTAACAATGGCGGCGATGCATGATCTTAATCTTGATCATGCCAAGGTTAACGTACACGGCGGCGCATGTGCCCTTGGACATCCAGTTGGTTCATCGGGATCACGCATTATGATTACATTGCTTTCTGCGTTAAAAACACATGGCGGCAAACGCGGTATCGCAAGCCTGTGTATTGGTGGCGGTGAAGCAACTGCGGTCGCGTTAGAATTAATGTAA
- a CDS encoding TetR/AcrR family transcriptional regulator: protein MQATETNITREEKRKQKLDVILRNASKAFMEKGYYKTSLDDIAKMQNVTKPTLYYYIKNKEDILVKCEEEACRRINGLLDDIFAGGGNGFQMLYRFVQGYIGIITDDIIRCHVRHRGQMEDETLRAASIQNHKDIESRVREIIRIGITDGTIRDCNSTILAILLFDSLNGITAWYKSDGPVKEDELTEEVLALVTHGVIGD, encoded by the coding sequence ATGCAAGCTACAGAAACTAATATAACACGTGAAGAAAAAAGAAAACAGAAACTTGATGTCATTTTAAGAAATGCATCAAAAGCGTTTATGGAAAAGGGTTACTATAAAACTTCACTTGATGATATTGCCAAAATGCAAAATGTAACCAAACCGACCCTTTATTATTATATCAAAAATAAAGAAGACATTCTTGTAAAATGCGAAGAGGAAGCATGCCGCAGAATTAATGGCTTGCTTGATGATATTTTTGCTGGTGGCGGTAATGGCTTTCAAATGCTTTACCGCTTTGTGCAAGGGTATATCGGTATTATTACCGATGATATTATCCGCTGCCATGTGCGTCACCGTGGCCAGATGGAAGATGAAACTCTACGCGCCGCCAGTATTCAAAATCATAAGGATATCGAAAGCAGGGTTCGTGAGATCATCAGAATTGGCATAACTGACGGTACCATTCGTGATTGTAATTCAACCATTTTGGCGATTTTATTATTCGATAGCCTTAACGGTATTACGGCTTGGTATAAATCAGATGGCCCGGTGAAAGAAGATGAGCTTACCGAAGAAGTGCTGGCTTTGGTCACTCATGGCGTAATTGGTGATTAA
- the rpmB gene encoding 50S ribosomal protein L28, which translates to MSRVCELTGKAVMSGNNVSHALNRTRRKFRPNLTKVTLMSDALGQSVKMKISAHALRSVEHNGGLDNFLVKANDAVLSLKARRLKKNIKKKLAAA; encoded by the coding sequence ATGTCACGTGTATGTGAATTAACAGGCAAAGCTGTAATGAGCGGTAACAACGTAAGCCACGCGCTTAACAGAACACGCCGCAAGTTCCGTCCGAATCTTACTAAAGTGACATTGATGAGCGATGCACTTGGTCAATCAGTGAAGATGAAAATCTCTGCGCACGCTCTTCGTAGCGTTGAACACAATGGTGGTTTGGATAACTTCCTTGTGAAAGCAAACGATGCTGTTCTTTCACTGAAAGCGAGACGCCTAAAGAAAAACATCAAAAAGAAATTGGCTGCTGCTTAA